In the Butyricicoccus intestinisimiae genome, GATGGCTGGTCTTTATAAACCAAATGGAAAGCGGTGATGCCGATGCCAGTAGTTGACGCACAGCCGAAAGCGACCGATTCCATCGGTCACGCAATCTTCCATCCGCGAGAAAGTGGTGAATCCAATGGGCAGGTAAGTATTTGTTCTTAGCATCTTTTTTAGAAAGTGGTGTTTCCGATGGGCAAATGAATCATTTGTTCCAAATGACAAAAAACCTTTCGAAAGTGGTGTCTCCAATGGGCAGATAACAAACTGTTCCGGTTGATCGGAATGTCTACTCCGGTCATACAAACGATTTCCTATTCCTTAAGAAAGTAGTGAATCCAATGGGTTAGTCACACGCGTTCTCGTTTCCGGCAACGATCCTCGGTGAGCAAGACTGCTGAAAGCAACATCTTCCTTTCCAGCCGAGCGTTCAAAAAAACGCTATCAGAAAGAGGTGAGTCCCATGGTAGCAGACGAACAGTTCTTGGAGCAGCAGGACTCGCAGCAGACTGGTTGAGTGCTCGTTCTCTCCAGCCTCCGGCGTATTGCCCTCTAGAACAGCAACCCACGCAAGGCTTACGCTTCTATCAATTTGAGAATCCCATGTGAGCGTTGAAGCGCATCGGAAGGATACAGAAATATCAATTTATTCTTTGTACCTTCTGTTTCATCGTAAAATCTCCAGATTGTCGCATGAGAGCAATTCTTCATTTTGACGGATTTGATTCTGTATCATGTATTGCAATCCTGTTGGGTGCCTGTATTGCAACAGCAAAGGCAGGATATCCCCCTTCCGGATTTCCATTTCGATTCCTTTCACTTGTCCAACAGACAAACCGGGTTAACGCACGGGCCGCAGTCCGAAATCTTTTTGACCCCAGTGTCGTATATGCAGATGAACCGAGAATCAATGGATTGTATATGATTCACTTTTAGCTTTGCAGGAGGATACATAAAAATCTGATATGAGATATTCTTTCCAGATGTAAAGTGAGAGAAGGCACTGGAAGCGTGCAATGCGGAAAGGTATCAAATCTATTTCATCCATTTGAAATGATTTTCAGTCAGAGAGTATATGTCATTCTGCTGTGATCCTGTGTTCCATATGAATCACAAGATGATTTTTATATAAAAAGAATATATTTCGTAAGAGTTACGGCTTCGTATTGACGGAGCCGTTTTTGTGTGCCCGAATTTCTTTCGTGTTTTTTCCAAATAGACGGTATGTTCTTTGCTGGAAATCTGGTATAATAACTATACTGAAATGCTTCTCAGCAAAGGAGGCTATTTTATGAAAGCAAAAACAAAAGAGGCAGTTCTGCGCGAATTGATTCTGCAATCCACGCAGACCATCTGCACGCCGGATGACATCATCCGCGCATTGAATAAAAGCGGCACGCACGCCAAGCACACGGAAATTGTCCGCGTACTCGCTCAGCTCGTGGACGAGGGATATCTGATGCGCGCCCGCAGCAATCGCTATGGCAAACCGGAGGCGTTCGGCTGCGCCGCAGGTACCTTTTGCGCCACCGGACGCGGCTATGCCTTTGTCCGTCCGGAAAATGGCGAAGGGCCGGACATCTTTATTCCGCCACACAAAGATCTGCATGCATGGCATGGAGACCGCGTTTTAATCCGCATCCGGCAGGAGCAGCCACCGCGCAGACGCGGCAAGCAGACAAAATCCGCTGCAAAGAGCCGCCAAGAGGGCGAAGTGCTCCGCATTCTCAATGAGACCCGCGATGAGATTACCGGCCGCATTGTCATGCGCGGCAAAATGACGGTATTTCACGATGACAGCGGCAAGCTGCCGGAAATCGTCGTCAGCAAAAAGCATCTGATGGACGCCCACCCGGGCGACCGTGTTGCACTCAAGGTGCTGTTCCGCGGCAATGAGAAATATCTCCCGCAGGGCACGGTTATGAAAATTTTCGGCTCCGGTCTGACCGTTCAGTCCTCTGCCGATGCCATTTTGTACGAGCACGGCATCACCGTTCCGTTCCCGCAGGCCGTGCTGGATGAGACCAATTCCCTGCCCATGTTCGTCCGCGAGGAGGATTGGAAGGACAGACTGGATTTGCGCAGCAAAATGCTGTTTACCATTGACGGCGATTCCGCCAAGGATTTCGATGACGCCGTCTCTCTGGAAACCCTGCCAAACGGACACTATCGGCTCGGCGTCCACATTGCAGACGTTTCGTATTACGTCAAGCCGGGTTCGCCGCTGGATCAGGAGGCATACAACCGCGGCACCTCGGTATACTACGCCGATCAGGTCGTTCCGATGCTGCCGCTCCCGCTGTCCAACGGCATTTGCTCGCTGAATCCGGGCGTCAATCGTCTTGCGTTTTCCGCATTTATCGAGCTGGGAAAGGACGGCACGCGCTATTCCGCCGAGTTCCATCACTCCGTCATCTGTTCCTATGCCCGCCTGACCTACAATCAGGTAAACAAAATGCTCACCGATGACTGGCAGGAATGCAATCTGCATCCGGATTTGGTGCCCGTTCTCAAGGAAATGAACGCGCTTGCCAAGACGCTGCACGAAGTGCGTATGCGGCGCGGTGCACTGGAGCTGAATATTCCGGAAGCCGTCGTGCTGTGTGATCGAGACGGCAAGGCATGCGGCGTGGAAAAGCGCGAACGCGGTGATTCCGAACGTTTGATTGAAGAATTTATGCTGATTGCCAACGAGGCGGTTGCCGAGACACTGTATCGGCACCGCATGCCAACAGTATACCGCGTGCACGAAGATCCGGATCCGGAAAAGCTGCGCATCTTTGCCAAGCAGGCGCGCCTGTTCGGCTATCGCCTGAGCGACAAGGATCTCGCCGACACGCATCAGCTGCAACGCGTTCTCGACCAGACAGCGGACGATCCCGAGCAGCAGGCACTGCCTACGCTTTTGCTGCGCTCGCTCGCACGCGCCCGTTATGCACCGGAATGCCTCGGCCATTACGGTCTGGCTGCCAAATTCTATCTGCACTTCACCTCCCCGATTCGCCGTTATCCGGATCTCGTTGTACATCGCATGCTCACCCGTATGCTTGACGGGGAGCAGGGCACGCGCGAACTGACCGAATTTTGCGAAGATGCATCGATCCAGTCTACCGTCCGCGAACAGGCCGCCGCAGAGGCGGAACGCGACATTGAAAAGCTGTACATGGCGGATTACATGTCCCAGTTTATCGGACATCCGTTTGACGGCTTTATCAGCGGCATCACCAGCTTCGGCGTTTACGTCCAGCTCGACAATCTGGTGGAAGGCATGGTGCGATTGGACACGATGCACAACGACTGGTTTGAATACGACCCGGACAAAATGACGCTGTTCGGCAAGCACACCGGACAAAATTATCATCTCGGCATGCGCGTCAATGTCACGCTGGTCAATGCGTCCGGCACCACCGGCTTGATTGATTTCATCTTTACACCGGATGAGGATTCCGTTGGATAAGTTTTTCCATATGCAACGAACGGCAGGCTTTTCGCCTGCCGTTCGTTTTTTATCAATCGCTGTTTTTCGTCGGGTCTATATCATCATAAATATAGCTGTGCAGATGCGATGCCAGCACACTGTCATTAAACCGAATGACGGATGCGCCGCCGCTCGTCGTGCCGTACTGCCATTCGTTGTCCAGCGGCAAACGAATGTGGCTCATCTTCGGCATGCCGTGTACAATGGTTGTCAGCCCCATATATACAAAGTCCATTTTGCTCATCGAGGACGTCACATTCGGCATCAATCCGTTGAGGAACTTCAGCAAAGTAATCGGATTGCTCGTCGCCTTGGAGAATACCTGATTGAGCACGACCGACTGACGCTCTGCGCGCTTCCAGTCACCGCCCGTATTGCCCTTTCGAATGCGGCCATACGTCATCGCCTGAATGCCATTGAGCTTTTGTTCACCGGAGCCTTCAATGCGCTGTGTCGGAATGCCCAGCGTTTTCCAGCAGTACTCATCAATGTACTTGTTGGTTTCCTTGACCTCATCATCGGTCAAGGTCACCGTCACGCCGCCGACCGCATCAATGATGGACGCCATTTCCGCGAAATCCACCACCATGTATTCTTTGACGTTCATGTCAAAGTCCTCGTTAATCGTCTGCATCATCATCTGCGGACCGCCGTATCCATACGCATGGCACAGCTTGGTCTGTCCGTGTCCCGGAACATCTACCAGACTGTCACGCATCAGCGATGTCAGCTTGATGGATTTGCGCTTGGGATCGACACTCATCAGCATGATGGCATCGGCACGTGTGCCGCTTGACGCATCATTTTCGCGCGTATCCACGCCAAACAGCGCGATTGTCATAATGCCGTTCTGCGTATTGGCCGCCAGACTGCTCTCATCGGTATCGTCATATGTATACAGCGTTAACAGATGGCAAATGTCCGCGATGACAAGCGCGACAATCAGCACAAGGACAACCAAAATCTTTTTTATCACAGAGCCGCGTTTTTTCCGCTTTTTTTTGCGTGGCGGCGTGCGATGCTGTCTCGGCTCCCGCGGGCGTTCCTCTATCTCCTGCGGCTCCCAATTCGACGTATGTGCGCGCTTGCGGTACTGACCGGATGGTCTGCGCGGAGAATCCTCCTCGTTTGCTTCTTCCTCATATGTACGGCCGGTTTTGGGGTTGATGGCTCTGCCATATTCATCCACCGGTTGTCCATATTCATCATAATATTTGTATTTTCTATTTTGACTCACAGATACTTCCTCCCAAACGGGGTTTTTTCTTATGAAAATATGATACACGCATCATGCGCCGGAATCAACCTTCCCGCCGCTATTTTAAGATAAATTTTAGAATTTATTCTCAATCCCCCGCTATTGTAAACATACAAAAAATAACGTATAATAGATACAGACTTCCTGCGCAAAGCAGGAATTAAAGGAGGAATTTTTATCATGGCAAATCCGGTTCTTGTCGTTATGGCTGCCGGCATGGGCTCCCGCTACGGCGGTTTGAAGCAAATCGATCCGGTCGGCCCGAACGGACAGATCATCATGCACTATTCCATCTACGATGCGTGGAAGGCTGGCTTCCGCCGCGTGGTATTTATTATAAAAGAGGAACTGCTCGACGCATTCCGCGAGCGCATCGGCAACGCCGCCGAAAAGCTCATGCAGGTAGATTATGTATTCCAGTCTCCGGACAAGCTGCCGGAGGGCTGCACCATGCCGGAAGGCCGCACCAAGCCGCTCGGCACCGGCCACGCCATTTACTGCGTGCGCGGTGTTGTCAGCGAGCCGTTTGCCGTCATCAATGCCGATGATTTCTACGGCGCACAGGCATTCCAGTGCTTATATGACTATCTGAAGGACGCACAGGACGATGACAAGTATCGGTACTGCATGGTCGGCTACCGCGTAGAAAACACACTGACGGAAAACGGCACGGTATCGCGCGGCATCTGCGAGGCAGATGAAAACGGCTATCTGGCAGACATCGTAGAGCGCACCGCCATTTCCCGCGATGCAAACGGCGTGATTTCGGATCCGGAGGCCGGCGAAATCGCAGAGGGCACGCTGGTGTCCATGAACATGTGGGGCTTTACGCCGTCCTTCCTCGATGAGCTGGAAACCGGTCTGCGCACCTTCATGACGGATGAGCTGCCGAAAAATCCGGCAAAGGGCGAGTACTATCTGCCGTTCGCCGTCGATCATCTGATTCAGAACGGACAGGCCACCGCAAAGGTTCTGCAAACCTCTGCACAGTGGTACGGCGTTACATACAAAGAGGACAAGCCTGTCGTTGTGGACGCCCTGCGCCGCATGACAGAAGCCGGTTTGTATCCGGCAGAATAAAAAAAGGAGGCGGTTTTCCATGCCGGCATCCCTCAAAGCACAAGCATATCTCGCTGCATTTCAAGAGGACATGCAGCCGCATTTCCATCTGGTTCCGCAGGCGGAATATCAGGACAGAACTTTTCCGTTGTATGCGGTCTTGCAGATAGAGGAAACGTCTACGCTGCTGTTCCGCAACGGCAAATCCGCCATTTCTTACGAGTTCTGCTATTTCGATGCGTGTGACACCTTTGACGCCGCGCAGCTTGCCTATTACTGCGGCATTCTGGAGGACATGGCCGCTCGGTATGTCCCGTGGAGCGAACGCAGCCACAGCTATTCCATGCTGAGCATGGTTGTGCTGACGGACGGCGTACCGGACAAAGACGTCCTCAAGCAGCTAAAGAAGTATAAGCACGAAGAAAAGCGAAAAAAGGCGGAGGACGGCTATGGCTGGTGCAGCAACCGCCTGTGCGTGGTCGATGTCAACACCGGCGTCTGCTATACTAACCGGCACGGCAGCGCGCTCGCCAACCGCGTCAAGCTGACCACACAGCGCGTGGCAAACCGATGATTTTTCCTTCCCAAGCGAAATTTTCTTGAAAATCCATCAGACATGTGCTATGATTAGTTTACTGTCTAAAAATATCTGGCGCGGTGCGCACAGCCGCCGTCGCTTTTGCAATCATTTCGGAGGTTGAATTTTCATGGTTGTTACTGTCCTGTCTGTGATTCAGGTAATCGCTTGCCTGTTTCTCATCGTTACCATTCTTCTGCAGAAGGCACCGAGCCGCGGCATGTCCGGCGCACTGTCCGGTCAGCAGGAGACCTTCTTCGGTTCCAACAAGGCAACCGGCATTGAGGCGGTTTTGGCAAACCTGACCAAGATTTTTGGCGTTGTCTTTGTCATTATCTCTCTGATTCTTGTCCTGCTGGGATAAGTCTTTCACACAGGCACCAAAGCGGATGGGGAAGGTTCTCCATCCGCTTTTCTGTATTTTCTCATGAAATTTTGGGAGGAATCTGCATGAAAACACTCATGATTATTTTCTTAATCGGCTTTTTGCTTTTTGGCGCAATCGGCTTGTATTTCCGTCTGACGCACGACTGGAACAAGCTCGCCGCCGAGACCGACAAGCTGGACGAAAACTCCACTGCCAAGCGCGACGGCCGCGCCATGCAGCTGGGCAAGGGTCTGGACATCGACGCGGCACAGGCCGAGAAAAAGGCAGACCAAAAGTTCCGCCGCCAGCTGACGTTTTCTATCTTGGCTGTCATCTGTCTGGCGGCCGCCATTGTCTGCGGCGCGTTGATGCAGAGGTGAGAAAAAGAGCTTTCCGCACCGGAAAGCTCTTTTGTTATTCCTGTTGATTTTCCTGCTGCGACAGACGCTGTAGTTTTCGCTGTTCCTTGCGTTTTTTGCGCAAATCCCGAAAGAAATCCGTCAAAATTCCGGAGCACTGCTCTTTCATCAGACCTTTGACGATTTCCGGTTTATGATTATACGCGACATCAAACAGGTTGATGAGACTGCCGCAGGAACCCGCCTTGCTGTCGTCCGCGCCGTAATACACCGTTCGAATGCGCGCATTGATAATAGCACCCGCGCACATCGGGCACGGCTCCAGCGTCACATACAAATCGCATTTGTGCAGCCGCCAGCCGCCCAATTTTTTACACGCTTTGCCAATTGCTTCAATCTCTGCATGAGAAAGGGCGGTCTTTTTTGTCTCGCGCCGATTTCTGCCGCGCCCGACAATTTTTCCGTCACATACAATGACGCAGCCCACCGGCACTTCTCCTTCTTCCGCCGATTTCTGCGCCAGCTTGAGGGCTGCTTTCATAAACTTTTCCTGTTCTGTTTGCATTTACAGCACCTCCAAATTGCCGGATATAAAATAAATCGTCAGCACCAGCACCACCAGTGCCGGAACGCTGGTCAGCGCCGCAAAAGTCATGCGCTGCGGTGTCAGCGAACTGCGGATGCCAAACGTACCGTCCCAAATCGGCTTCCACTCTTTGCGCCGCAGGAACAGCATCACGCCCGCCGCGCCGATCAGCAGTTCCAACAGACTGACCGGCATCGAAACCACGGCGCCCACCGTATGGTTGTACGCATAGCTCGCATTGACGATGATATACACCGTATTGACGGCGAAATGCGCCACCATAGACGGCAGCAGCGAGCCGTATCTCCGCCGAATGTACCCGCCGATGATGCCGAATCCGCACGCCAGCGGAAATATCTCCAAGCTGTCGTGCGCAAGCCAGAAGCACACAGCGGTGAACGCAATCGCTCCCCATGTGCCCATCGAGCGCACCGCGGTGTTCAAAAAGAATCCGCGATAACACAGCTCCTCTACAATCGGCGGAATGATCGCCGTGGCAAGAAATTGTATGAGCAGCGCGGAGCCGCTGTCGGGCAGCACATAGGTATCCGCCGCTTCCGTCAGCCCATACTGATTGAGAATGCCTTCGATGCCGGCTCCCAGCCAGCCAGCAGCAATCGACCAGCCAAGCGTCAATCCCAGCGTCATCACGTACACCTCTGCGCTCGGCTTCCCCCTTCCCATCAAATCGCGGAAGGACATACCGGACAGCCTTGCGCCGACAGCGAACGGAATGACAAAGATGAGAAGGTACGTCAGCATATCCTCCAGTTCATAGAAAAAAGAACCTTGCGCAGCGTGCGGAAACAGCGGCATGATGGGATACAGCAGGCAATTGATTCCCATTTCTGCGAGAATCGTCAATGCAATGATATCCACACTGCGGCGAACACGCCATGTTTCCGATTGATTCCAATTGATACGCACCGCCTCCTTCTCATTCACGTGCCTTCATCATACCACAAACCGGATATTCTGTCATGGTTTTCACCAAAATTGACGAAAAAAAGCAGCATCTCAGCCCGCCCGTACGTCGGGTATTGTCGAGATGCTGCATATTTTATATAGATAGCTCGTCAGTGCTTAGTGACGCTTCTTAGCGCGTGCTACACACTCAATCTTCTCGCCGGACAGTGCTACCATTCTTGCTCTTGTCAGTTCTCCAAAGAATCCCATGATTCATTCCTCCTTGATTCGTATTGTTGTATTTCGGTTTCGGTTTTTAGCAGGATGTTTTGTACGCAATTAGTGGTTCTTCTTTGCACGTGCTGCGTATGCGATCTTCTCGCCGGACAGTTCCATCATTCTTGCTCTTGTCAGTTCTCCAAAAAATCCCATGATTCGTTCCTCCTCGTATTTCTTATATCTCAGTCGTCTTTTGACTTAGTGGTTCTTCTTAGCGCGTGCTGCGTATGCGATCTTCTCGCCGGACAGCTCCATCATTCTTGCTCTTGTCAGTTCACCAAAAAATCCCATGATTTGTTTCTCCTTATATATTCCGTATATCGTAACGTCTTTCGACTTAGTGGTTCTTCTTTGCGCGTGCTGCGTATGCGATCTTCTCGCCGGACAGTTCCATCATTCTTGCTCTTGTCAGTTCTCCAAAAAATCCCATGATTCGTTCCTCCTCGTATTTCTTATATCTCAGTCGTCTTTTGACTTAGTGGTTCTTCTTAGCGCGTGCTGCGTATGCGATCTTCTCGCCGGACAGCTCCATCATTCTTGCTCTTGTCAGTTCACCAAAAAATCCCATAATTTATTCCTCCCATAGTATATCGTATGCGATGTGTTTTCTCTTACTTACCAAACATATGAATGACGGCTTGGTCAATCTTACTCTTGCGAAGCTCCTTAACATAAGCGTTTGCCATCTGATTGAACGAACGTTTCATGATTGACTCACCTCCAAAAATTCATAATTTCATGCGCGTCTTTTAAAATGACGCTTGTTTCTTTTGAGCTTTCAATTTACTCTTCAGACCTTTGTCTGTTTTGGCTTCCGGATGTCTTTCCTTTAGCTTGCCTATATCATACACACTTTCTCGCAATCGCGCAATCTTAATTCTCAACAAACTATACAATTTTTTATACTTTGTTTTGTGCACTTTTTCCAGAAGCGCTTTTTTTCGTTATTTAATTCACACAATTTGCCCTCTTTGTTTTTGTGCGTTTTAACCCAAGATCTTTCATGTCAAGCAATCGCAAACATGCGATACAAATATCAAATTTGACAAAAAATCCCTGCTTCGGAGCTTTCCAAAGCAGGGATGACGGCTTTTCCGTCACTTTGTAATTGTGATGTGTGGATACGCAAATTCGATGTTTTCCGCATCAAATCGGTTTTTAACCGACCGATTCAGTGCAAATTTCAACGCCGTTGCGTCCGTTTGATCCGCCGCCCACAGCCATGCGCGCAAAATAACCGCCGAATCTGCAAGTTCAACAACTTCAACCTTCACTTCCGGCTGCGTCAACTTTTCCTCCGGTGTTCTGACGTCCAAATGCAGGGGCTGCCGCATCACTTCGTCACGCAGCAGCTGGATTGCTTTCTCCATGTCACTCTCATAGGTAATGCCTACGTTAAACAATTCACAAATACGTTTGTCAGCGTAATTCGCGTTCTCGATGACCGCGCTGTTAATCGTGCCGTTCGGAATGATAATGCGTTTGTTCTCTGGTGTGCGAATCGCCGTGTGCCGCAGCGTAATTTCCTCAATCACGCCGGACACGTTGGAATCGACATACCGCACAAAGTCTCCGATGATAAACGGCTTGAAAAACAAAATCATCACGCCGCCCGCGACATTGCCCAGCGTATCCTGCGCCGCAAAGCCGACAACGACAGCGACTATGCTTCCGGATGCCAGCAGGGCTGTCAGAGAGTCCGAGGCGCCCGGAATGCTCGACACAACGACCACACTGCCGATAAAGTAAATGCCGACAACGACCACATACCGCGCAAACGACAACAGCGTGACGTCAGTATTTCCCGACGCCAGCATGGCGTCCTTGGTGCGCCGAAACGCATGATTGACGATGCGAACCAGCCACAGCATGACCAAAATAGTAATGACGATAAACAGCAGTCGCCCGAACCAAGACGGCAGGTGCAGCATGGACGTAATCGACTGCACATTGCGAATGACATCGTTCGTTGCATCATTGGTCGCTTCCATCGCGCTGTCCGTCGTGATGGTGCCGGAACCAGCCGCTGTTTTCATCGCCTGAAAAAGCATAAACAATCTCCTTTCCGCAAACAAAAAACGGCAGGGCAGTGATAGCCGCTGCCTGCCGTTTTGCTTTTGTTCGATTTTACTTCAGCTCATCCAGCATGGACTGAACCAGATTTTCAATGTATGCCTGTGCAGCTTCCGGCGCAACGTCCTCACGCAGGGACTTATCACGCTTGGATACCTCAACACAGCCGCGCTTCATGGTCTTCGGGCTGACAATCACGCGTACCGGCACGCCGAGCAGGTCGGCATCCGAGAACATGTTGCCTGCGCTGACCTTGCGGTCATCATACAGTACCTCTACACCAGCTGCCTGTAAATTATTGTACAGGGCGTCTGCGGTCTCGCGTACCTGCGGATCGTTCGCCTTGATGGCACAGATGTGCACCTGCCACGGAGCAATGCTCATCGGCCAAATCGGGCCGTAATCGTCGTGCTTTGCCTCGCATACCGATGCACACAAACGGCCGACACCGATGCCGTAGCAGCCCATAATCGGGTTATGCGGCTTGCCGTCCTGACCGATATAAGTCATATCCATGGACTTGGTGTACTTGGTGCCGAGCTGGAAGATATTGCCGACCTCAATGCCGCGGCTGATGCGGATGGACTTCTTGCCGCAGCACGGACAGATTGCGCCCTCGTAGGTCTTTGCAAAATCAGCAATCGGTGCATCCGGCGTGTCGCGCTTGACGTTGTAGCCGGTATAATGATAATCTTCTTCGTTTGCGCCGCAAACGGAATTGTTCAGCGCAGCCAGAGACTGATCAATGACGAAAGAAACGCCCTCCGGCAGACCAACCGGACCGATAAAGCCGGCAACAATGCCGCTCTCAGCGGTAATTTCAGCCGGATGGATTTCCTCGCCGAGGAAGTTGCGCAGCTTGGTCTCGTTGACCTCCAAATCGCCGCGGATAAATGCAATGACATACTCGTCGGTCAGATTCTTCTGGTATACGACCGCCTTGCACGATGCATTGGCCGGTGCATGCAGGAATTCACAGACCGCCTCAATAGTCTTGGTGCCCGGTGTGTGCACCTTTTCCAGCGGAGCTTCTGTGGTCTCCGGTGCGTCTACGATGCAGTCCGCAGCTTCCATGTTGGAGCTGTATCCGCACTCGTCACACAGAACAATGGTGTCCTCGCCGCAATCGGTCAGCAGCATGAATTCATGCGATACGCTGCCGCCCATCATACCGGAGTCGGACTTTACCGCGATAACTTCCGGCACACCGGCACGGCGGTAGATATTGACATATGCCTGATAGCACTTTTCATAGTATGCTTCCAGATCTTCCTGCGACGTATGGAACGAATACGCATCCTTCATCGTGAACTCACGCACACGAATCAGACCGCCGCGGGCGCGCGGCTCATCGCGGAACTTGGTCTGGATCTGATAGATCATAAACGGATACTGCGAATACGACTGTGCCGTACCGCGTGCCAGATGGACAGCCGCCTCCTCATGCGTCATGCCCAGAACAACCGGCTGACCGCTTCTGTCCTTGAAACGAGCCATTTCGCTGCCGATGGATTCATAGCGGCCGGATTCCTGCCACAGGGATGCCGGCATAACAACCGGAAACATCACTTCCTGTCCGTCGATCTTGTCCATTTCATCGCGGATGATGTTCTCAATCTTCTTGCAGATACGCTTTGCCGGCATAAACAGGGAATAAATACCGGTGGTCAGCTGCTTCATATAGCCGCCGCGAATCATGAGCTTGTGACTGTCTAACTGGCAATCCGCCGGAGTCTCCTTAAAGCGGGCGCCGAGCATGCTGCTCATCTTCATATGAATATCTTTCCTTTCTGTGTGCACCTTTTTGCACGCCCCGCATACGCTGAAGCATCAGGTATACCGGAGGTGCTGTTATGCAGTCTATTTTTTATGTTCGTCCCTCTGCGCAGGAAATCGTAGAGACCGCCGTGACGCTGCGCGAGCCGGATCCGCCCGTGCTTCTCGGCACAGTCACGGATGACAGCGGCAAACCGGTCTCCCATGCGCTTGCCGTCTTATATGCGTCCGGCGGCGTACAGCCGGACACCGTTGCCGGCATCAGCTGCACCGATGCGCAGGGACGATTTTTCTTCGGACCGCTGGAGGCAGGCGTGCTGTATGAAGTCCGCATACAGGCAGACACGCGTCCGCGCCGCGTGCTCGAGCAGCCCGAAGAATAAAATCTTTTTTTACTTCTTTGCCTTGGTAGAAACGATTTCTGCCAGCTGTGCCTCGAACTCCTCGAAGCTCATTGCACCCAGATCGCCGTCTACGCGCTGACGCGGAGATACCGTATTGTTCTCCAAGTCCTTATCGCCGACAATCAGCAGATACGGAATACGCTCGTTGCGGCCCTCGCGAATCTTGTAGCCCAGCTTCTCCGAGCGATGGTCTACGGTTGCGCGATAGCCCTTCTTGAGCAGCTTCTTGCCAATTTCATCCGCATAATCTGCGGCACGGTCGGTTACCGGCAGAACGCGCACCTGCTCCGGTGCCATCCAAGTCGGCAGAGAGCCTGCATACTTCTCAATGAGGTATGCCAGCGTGCGCTCATAGCAGCCCAGAGAGGTTCTGTGAATGATGTACGGCAGCTTTTTCTGACCGTCCGCATCCGTGTAATGCATGCCGAAACGCTGTGCCAGCAGCATATCAATCTGGATGGTAACCAGCGTATCTTCCTTGCCGTGTACGTTGTGGTACTGAATATCCAGCTTCGGGCCGTAGAAAGCAGCTTCATCAATGCCAATTTCATACGGCACGCCCAGATCATCCAGAATCTGTGCCATGGTCGCCTGTGCTTCTTCCCACTGCTCTGCGGTGCCCTCATACTTGTTGTTCGGGTTTGCCGGATCCCACTGCGAGAAGCG is a window encoding:
- the rnr gene encoding ribonuclease R — encoded protein: MKAKTKEAVLRELILQSTQTICTPDDIIRALNKSGTHAKHTEIVRVLAQLVDEGYLMRARSNRYGKPEAFGCAAGTFCATGRGYAFVRPENGEGPDIFIPPHKDLHAWHGDRVLIRIRQEQPPRRRGKQTKSAAKSRQEGEVLRILNETRDEITGRIVMRGKMTVFHDDSGKLPEIVVSKKHLMDAHPGDRVALKVLFRGNEKYLPQGTVMKIFGSGLTVQSSADAILYEHGITVPFPQAVLDETNSLPMFVREEDWKDRLDLRSKMLFTIDGDSAKDFDDAVSLETLPNGHYRLGVHIADVSYYVKPGSPLDQEAYNRGTSVYYADQVVPMLPLPLSNGICSLNPGVNRLAFSAFIELGKDGTRYSAEFHHSVICSYARLTYNQVNKMLTDDWQECNLHPDLVPVLKEMNALAKTLHEVRMRRGALELNIPEAVVLCDRDGKACGVEKRERGDSERLIEEFMLIANEAVAETLYRHRMPTVYRVHEDPDPEKLRIFAKQARLFGYRLSDKDLADTHQLQRVLDQTADDPEQQALPTLLLRSLARARYAPECLGHYGLAAKFYLHFTSPIRRYPDLVVHRMLTRMLDGEQGTRELTEFCEDASIQSTVREQAAAEAERDIEKLYMADYMSQFIGHPFDGFISGITSFGVYVQLDNLVEGMVRLDTMHNDWFEYDPDKMTLFGKHTGQNYHLGMRVNVTLVNASGTTGLIDFIFTPDEDSVG
- a CDS encoding LCP family protein codes for the protein MSQNRKYKYYDEYGQPVDEYGRAINPKTGRTYEEEANEEDSPRRPSGQYRKRAHTSNWEPQEIEERPREPRQHRTPPRKKKRKKRGSVIKKILVVLVLIVALVIADICHLLTLYTYDDTDESSLAANTQNGIMTIALFGVDTRENDASSGTRADAIMLMSVDPKRKSIKLTSLMRDSLVDVPGHGQTKLCHAYGYGGPQMMMQTINEDFDMNVKEYMVVDFAEMASIIDAVGGVTVTLTDDEVKETNKYIDEYCWKTLGIPTQRIEGSGEQKLNGIQAMTYGRIRKGNTGGDWKRAERQSVVLNQVFSKATSNPITLLKFLNGLMPNVTSSMSKMDFVYMGLTTIVHGMPKMSHIRLPLDNEWQYGTTSGGASVIRFNDSVLASHLHSYIYDDIDPTKNSD
- a CDS encoding nucleotidyltransferase family protein; protein product: MANPVLVVMAAGMGSRYGGLKQIDPVGPNGQIIMHYSIYDAWKAGFRRVVFIIKEELLDAFRERIGNAAEKLMQVDYVFQSPDKLPEGCTMPEGRTKPLGTGHAIYCVRGVVSEPFAVINADDFYGAQAFQCLYDYLKDAQDDDKYRYCMVGYRVENTLTENGTVSRGICEADENGYLADIVERTAISRDANGVISDPEAGEIAEGTLVSMNMWGFTPSFLDELETGLRTFMTDELPKNPAKGEYYLPFAVDHLIQNGQATAKVLQTSAQWYGVTYKEDKPVVVDALRRMTEAGLYPAE
- the secG gene encoding preprotein translocase subunit SecG, whose product is MVVTVLSVIQVIACLFLIVTILLQKAPSRGMSGALSGQQETFFGSNKATGIEAVLANLTKIFGVVFVIISLILVLLG
- the tadA gene encoding tRNA adenosine(34) deaminase TadA: MQTEQEKFMKAALKLAQKSAEEGEVPVGCVIVCDGKIVGRGRNRRETKKTALSHAEIEAIGKACKKLGGWRLHKCDLYVTLEPCPMCAGAIINARIRTVYYGADDSKAGSCGSLINLFDVAYNHKPEIVKGLMKEQCSGILTDFFRDLRKKRKEQRKLQRLSQQENQQE
- a CDS encoding CPBP family intramembrane glutamic endopeptidase, producing MNEKEAVRINWNQSETWRVRRSVDIIALTILAEMGINCLLYPIMPLFPHAAQGSFFYELEDMLTYLLIFVIPFAVGARLSGMSFRDLMGRGKPSAEVYVMTLGLTLGWSIAAGWLGAGIEGILNQYGLTEAADTYVLPDSGSALLIQFLATAIIPPIVEELCYRGFFLNTAVRSMGTWGAIAFTAVCFWLAHDSLEIFPLACGFGIIGGYIRRRYGSLLPSMVAHFAVNTVYIIVNASYAYNHTVGAVVSMPVSLLELLIGAAGVMLFLRRKEWKPIWDGTFGIRSSLTPQRMTFAALTSVPALVVLVLTIYFISGNLEVL